A window of the Dyadobacter pollutisoli genome harbors these coding sequences:
- a CDS encoding FtsX-like permease family protein, producing MNPNPQPPQWASRLLVAVCPPDLTEELLGDLYEQFMEEIAKNGEAKARRKYIIEVLKFVRPYFLTRKAETPAKTYVLNPYPSPFFLHPGMLRNYLTIAFRNLWKSKGYTTVNVTGLSVAFCICVFLFLVSYLQLTFDSFHEDRDRIFKTYFVSNNPDGTERQGAMSLPVGPALEADYPEIEGFARVMSGRKSTVEVNGKYFDKLVVMTDPDFFDIFSFKLLQGNKVNVLNNLGNIVISRNMAEAIFGSEDPMGKSLAVGSGSNRKDYVVTGVSEDVPSNSSIQYDALIRIENGDNYASDKNNWAANSHALFIKLPANVEHAAFEMRLKAFSKKYFAGTIKELREKGAKPDQFGDIFAVRLQNLGKVHFDREISGGKGAPIALIYTLLAIAFFILLIACINFINLSIARSFTRAREVGVRKSLGALKKQLFVQIWGETTMICLVGFLGGALLTWASLSAFNATFGSNLTFEYMLKPGFVMLILGVFAVVTFIAGGYPAWQMAKFNAVEVLKGKVSMKKPGILRNSLIVTQFSISTLLVCCTIIAVQQVDHMQSVPLGFQKEQVISIPVGNQLNGRQILARMRNTLASDPAIISITGTGVNLGKGKDRVSSRSIAGFKYKGKDVATDWLLIDFDYLKTLNIKVKAGRDFDSSFAADSTNRVIISESMAKMIGEKNPVGMLLGDDADTSGTKSQIIGVIPDFHLYSLADDRMPLTMHISGSESIYYILVRVAPHNLEGSLEKLKSVWTQVAPQTEFMGTFLDENLAGWYENERRLSQICSLASGIAIFLSCLGLFAIALMVIEQRTKEIGIRKVMGASIPGIIFVLSRDFVKLVGVALLIAIPLAWFGMQQWLANYPERIQLSIWVFAGVAAAAVLITFITVGFHTVKAALVNPVRSLRSE from the coding sequence ATGAACCCAAATCCTCAGCCACCTCAATGGGCAAGCCGCCTCCTCGTGGCTGTGTGCCCGCCCGATCTTACCGAAGAGCTTCTGGGCGACCTGTATGAGCAATTCATGGAGGAAATCGCGAAAAATGGCGAAGCAAAAGCCCGCAGGAAATACATTATCGAAGTTTTAAAGTTTGTCCGACCCTACTTTCTCACCAGAAAGGCAGAGACCCCGGCTAAAACCTACGTTCTCAACCCCTATCCATCACCCTTTTTCCTTCATCCCGGTATGCTCCGCAATTACCTTACAATCGCATTTCGTAACCTTTGGAAGAGCAAGGGCTACACCACCGTTAATGTCACCGGCCTGTCGGTCGCGTTCTGCATTTGCGTTTTTTTGTTTCTGGTTTCGTACCTGCAGCTCACATTTGACTCATTTCACGAAGACCGCGACCGGATTTTTAAAACCTATTTCGTCTCCAATAATCCCGACGGTACTGAACGTCAGGGAGCTATGTCACTGCCCGTGGGACCTGCGCTTGAAGCCGATTATCCTGAAATAGAAGGATTTGCAAGGGTGATGTCAGGCCGGAAAAGTACGGTCGAGGTGAATGGCAAATATTTTGACAAGCTGGTCGTGATGACGGACCCGGATTTTTTCGACATATTCTCTTTCAAACTTCTGCAGGGCAATAAAGTTAATGTGCTCAACAACCTGGGCAATATTGTGATCAGCCGGAACATGGCCGAGGCGATATTTGGCAGTGAAGATCCGATGGGCAAATCGCTGGCGGTCGGCAGTGGCAGCAACAGGAAAGACTATGTGGTTACCGGCGTTTCCGAGGATGTACCCAGCAATTCGTCGATCCAGTATGATGCGCTAATCAGGATCGAAAACGGTGACAACTATGCCAGTGATAAAAATAACTGGGCAGCGAACTCTCACGCACTTTTCATCAAACTGCCCGCCAATGTAGAGCATGCTGCGTTTGAAATGCGTTTGAAGGCATTCTCAAAAAAATACTTCGCAGGAACTATCAAAGAGCTTCGTGAAAAAGGCGCTAAACCGGACCAGTTTGGTGACATTTTCGCAGTACGTCTGCAAAACCTCGGCAAAGTCCATTTTGACAGGGAAATCTCCGGTGGAAAAGGTGCGCCAATCGCATTGATCTATACCCTGCTGGCCATTGCGTTTTTTATACTGCTGATCGCCTGCATTAATTTTATCAATCTCAGCATTGCACGCTCGTTCACCAGAGCAAGGGAAGTGGGCGTACGCAAGTCACTTGGCGCACTGAAAAAACAGCTATTTGTGCAGATCTGGGGCGAAACTACGATGATCTGCCTGGTCGGTTTTCTGGGAGGTGCATTGCTTACCTGGGCAAGTCTGTCGGCTTTCAACGCGACTTTTGGCAGCAACCTGACGTTTGAATACATGCTAAAACCAGGTTTTGTAATGCTGATCCTCGGCGTTTTCGCAGTAGTAACCTTCATTGCAGGCGGCTATCCTGCGTGGCAAATGGCCAAGTTCAATGCCGTGGAAGTGCTCAAAGGCAAAGTTTCGATGAAAAAGCCAGGTATACTGCGCAATTCGTTGATTGTCACACAGTTCTCCATTTCTACATTGCTCGTTTGCTGCACCATTATCGCAGTTCAGCAGGTCGATCACATGCAATCGGTCCCGCTTGGCTTTCAGAAAGAGCAGGTGATCAGCATACCTGTCGGAAACCAGTTGAATGGGCGGCAAATCCTGGCACGAATGCGCAATACATTGGCAAGCGATCCCGCTATTATCTCGATCACAGGTACGGGCGTCAACTTAGGCAAAGGCAAGGATCGCGTGAGCTCACGGTCGATCGCCGGTTTCAAGTACAAAGGAAAAGATGTGGCGACCGACTGGCTGCTGATCGATTTTGACTATCTCAAAACATTGAACATTAAAGTAAAAGCAGGCCGTGATTTTGACAGTTCATTCGCAGCAGATTCGACCAACCGGGTGATCATATCAGAAAGTATGGCGAAGATGATCGGCGAGAAAAACCCGGTCGGGATGCTCCTCGGCGACGATGCCGACACCTCCGGCACCAAATCCCAGATCATTGGCGTGATACCCGACTTTCACTTGTACTCACTGGCCGATGACCGGATGCCGCTCACCATGCACATTTCCGGCTCTGAATCGATCTATTATATTTTAGTACGGGTAGCGCCTCACAATCTCGAAGGCTCACTGGAAAAACTGAAAAGCGTGTGGACACAGGTAGCGCCCCAAACCGAATTTATGGGCACATTCCTGGATGAAAATCTGGCGGGCTGGTATGAAAATGAAAGACGACTTTCGCAAATATGCAGCCTGGCGTCTGGAATTGCCATATTTCTTTCCTGCCTCGGCCTTTTTGCCATAGCATTGATGGTGATCGAGCAGCGCACCAAAGAAATCGGCATCCGTAAAGTAATGGGTGCGAGCATTCCGGGAATCATTTTCGTTTTGTCCCGTGATTTTGTCAAACTCGTCGGCGTAGCCTTGTTGATCGCGATACCGCTGGCTTGGTTTGGTATGCAGCAATGGCTGGCCAACTATCCGGAGCGTATCCAGCTGAGTATTTGGGTTTTTGCCGGCGTGGCGGCAGCGGCGGTCTTAATCACATTTATTACCGTCGGTTTTCATACGGTCAAAGCAGCGCTTGTTAATCCGGTAAGAAGTTTGAGGAGCGAGTGA
- a CDS encoding CBU_0592 family membrane protein — translation MDNDTLVQIIGWAGVVFYVFAYLLLAAGIFRSNGYNFHLFNVLGATGLIIDSAHQGDHPNLTVNLIWLLIGIFAIARRYFTQSVR, via the coding sequence ATGGATAATGATACATTAGTTCAAATAATTGGCTGGGCAGGAGTTGTTTTTTATGTCTTCGCCTATCTGCTGCTCGCCGCTGGAATTTTCAGGTCCAATGGTTATAATTTTCATCTGTTCAATGTTTTAGGGGCCACAGGGCTGATCATAGACTCTGCACACCAGGGCGACCACCCCAATCTGACCGTCAATCTGATCTGGCTGCTCATTGGGATCTTTGCCATCGCCAGACGCTACTTTACACAATCAGTCCGGTAA
- a CDS encoding TetR family transcriptional regulator, whose product MGRKSLKETRQKEIIKEFYKLAKKEGLENTSIAKIAKKMEINPSLIIHYFQTREDLVYGLIEFILDKYQLIYKTSPKKTTDSRAALLEIIDNLFSKKWNALFDDGLFYSCYSLTFREAKIRDSYKKLLDSLREKLGQYIRQCMEEGILLADNVEAVADSIFVLVDGAYFYLSLVSDKKEYEEKLNKYKEQAIALLCLSEVAVLPD is encoded by the coding sequence ATGGGAAGAAAGAGCCTCAAAGAAACCCGGCAGAAAGAAATCATAAAGGAGTTTTATAAACTCGCCAAAAAGGAAGGATTAGAGAATACGTCTATTGCCAAGATCGCCAAGAAGATGGAGATCAATCCCAGCCTGATCATCCATTATTTCCAAACCCGCGAGGATCTCGTATACGGGCTGATCGAGTTCATACTGGATAAATACCAATTGATTTATAAGACAAGTCCCAAGAAGACAACCGATTCAAGGGCGGCACTGCTTGAAATAATTGACAACCTTTTTTCGAAAAAATGGAACGCGCTCTTCGATGACGGGCTGTTTTACAGCTGCTACTCGCTGACTTTCAGAGAAGCGAAAATCAGGGATAGCTATAAAAAACTACTGGACTCCCTCCGTGAGAAGCTGGGCCAATACATCCGGCAATGTATGGAGGAGGGCATTTTACTTGCCGATAATGTGGAAGCCGTGGCGGACAGCATTTTTGTGCTCGTCGACGGGGCTTATTTTTATTTGAGCCTTGTGAGCGACAAGAAGGAGTATGAGGAAAAGCTTAACAAATACAAAGAGCAAGCCATCGCATTGTTGTGCCTCTCGGAGGTTGCGGTCTTACCGGACTGA